The following coding sequences are from one Streptomyces venezuelae window:
- a CDS encoding ABC transporter permease, whose amino-acid sequence MQGAPMQGAPAAPAPAAPAPPSAWQQAMANAYTSPIPVKKTHLGNALSSEWTKIKSVRSTMWTLGIFLLLVIGIGLLAVANTQSVDYADVPFTLPAFFGLMLGQICLITLGVLVTSSEYGTGMIRTTFTASPQRHRVLTAKILIFFVIAFVVSAGSILLVGLAASAAHSGPEAGDLPWAGSVFKGGLYVSLLGVLALAVGSILRHSAGAITAMLGVVLLPAILGGFLMIWESTQPLGEKMNDYNAITALAKIFGADDTGASGGSQLTLLVVVTLAAVAGAFALLEKRDV is encoded by the coding sequence ATGCAGGGCGCCCCGATGCAGGGAGCCCCCGCGGCCCCCGCGCCGGCCGCTCCCGCGCCGCCCTCCGCCTGGCAGCAGGCGATGGCGAACGCCTACACCTCGCCGATCCCGGTCAAGAAGACCCACCTCGGCAACGCACTCTCCTCGGAGTGGACGAAGATCAAGTCGGTCCGCTCCACGATGTGGACCCTGGGCATCTTCCTGCTCCTGGTCATCGGCATCGGCCTGCTCGCGGTGGCCAACACCCAGTCGGTCGACTACGCGGACGTGCCGTTCACGCTCCCGGCCTTCTTCGGCCTGATGCTCGGCCAGATCTGCCTGATCACGCTGGGCGTGCTCGTCACCTCGTCCGAGTACGGCACAGGCATGATCCGTACGACGTTCACCGCCTCGCCGCAGCGCCACCGCGTCCTCACCGCGAAGATCCTGATCTTCTTCGTGATCGCCTTCGTCGTGTCCGCCGGCTCCATCCTCCTGGTGGGCCTCGCGGCGTCGGCCGCCCACAGCGGCCCGGAGGCGGGCGACCTCCCGTGGGCCGGGTCGGTCTTCAAGGGCGGCCTGTACGTCTCGCTGCTCGGCGTGCTCGCGCTCGCCGTCGGCTCGATCCTGCGGCACTCCGCGGGCGCCATCACGGCGATGCTCGGCGTGGTGCTGCTGCCCGCGATCCTGGGCGGCTTCCTGATGATCTGGGAGAGCACGCAGCCGCTCGGCGAGAAGATGAACGACTACAACGCCATCACGGCCCTCGCCAAGATCTTCGGCGCGGACGACACGGGCGCGAGCGGCGGCTCGCAGCTGACGCTGCTCGTCGTCGTCACCCTGGCCGCCGTCGCCGGTGCGTTCGCACTCCTGGAGAAGCGCGACGTATAG
- a CDS encoding ABC transporter ATP-binding protein codes for MIEAVGLTKRYGAKTAVYNLSFQVRPGTVTGFLGPNGSGKSTTMRMILGLDAPTSGQVTIGGYPYRKLPNAPRQVGALLDAKAVHGGRHARNHLLCLAQLSGIPARRVDEVLGVVGLQDVAKKRSKGFSLGMGQRLGIAAALLGDPQVLLFDEPVNGLDPEGILWVRNLMKSLAAEGRTVFVSSHLMSEMALTAEHLIVIGRGQLLADMSVKDFISHNSADFARVRTPDGETIAREKLTAALTEAGGQVLPEQDGALRVTGLPLPRISDLAHGADVRLWELSPHQASLEEAYMRMTQGAVDYRSTVDQRAGLQQEMAPGALPPGQQAPVPGQGQPGWYAPPPPQPGGQPFAMPQGAPGTPNPYAAAPPQQAPAAAPAAPAPAPSPAPDMTKRDSEDKR; via the coding sequence ATGATCGAGGCAGTCGGTCTGACGAAGCGCTACGGCGCCAAGACAGCCGTGTACAACCTTTCCTTCCAGGTGCGGCCCGGAACCGTCACCGGCTTCCTCGGGCCGAACGGCTCCGGCAAGTCGACGACGATGCGCATGATCCTGGGGCTCGACGCGCCCACCAGCGGGCAGGTGACGATCGGCGGCTATCCGTACCGGAAGCTCCCGAACGCGCCGCGCCAGGTCGGCGCGCTCCTCGACGCCAAGGCCGTCCACGGCGGCCGGCACGCCCGCAACCACCTGCTCTGCCTCGCGCAGCTCTCCGGCATCCCGGCCCGCAGGGTCGACGAGGTGCTCGGCGTCGTGGGCCTCCAGGACGTGGCGAAGAAGCGCTCCAAGGGCTTCTCGCTCGGCATGGGCCAGCGCCTCGGCATCGCGGCGGCACTCCTCGGCGACCCGCAGGTGCTGCTCTTCGACGAGCCGGTCAACGGCCTCGACCCCGAGGGCATCCTCTGGGTCCGCAACCTGATGAAGTCGCTCGCGGCCGAGGGACGCACGGTCTTCGTGTCGTCCCACCTCATGAGCGAGATGGCCCTCACCGCCGAGCACCTGATCGTGATCGGCCGCGGCCAGCTGCTCGCCGACATGAGCGTCAAGGACTTCATCTCGCACAACTCCGCGGACTTCGCGCGGGTGCGGACGCCGGACGGCGAGACCATCGCCCGCGAGAAGCTGACGGCCGCGCTCACCGAGGCGGGCGGCCAGGTGCTGCCCGAGCAGGACGGCGCGCTCCGTGTCACGGGCCTGCCGCTCCCCCGCATCAGCGACCTCGCGCACGGCGCGGACGTCCGCCTGTGGGAGCTCTCCCCGCACCAGGCGTCGCTGGAGGAGGCGTACATGCGGATGACGCAGGGCGCCGTCGACTACCGCTCCACGGTCGACCAGCGCGCGGGCCTCCAGCAGGAGATGGCGCCCGGCGCCCTGCCGCCCGGCCAGCAGGCGCCGGTGCCCGGCCAGGGCCAGCCCGGCTGGTACGCCCCGCCGCCGCCCCAGCCGGGCGGCCAGCCCTTCGCGATGCCGCAGGGCGCGCCCGGGACGCCGAACCCCTACGCCGCAGCTCCCCCGCAGCAGGCCCCGGCGGCGGCCCCCGCGGCCCCTGCCCCCGCGCCCTCTCCCGCCCCCGACATGACCAAGCGCGACAGCGAGGACAAGCGATGA
- a CDS encoding ABC transporter permease, with protein sequence MAAAQVLKSEWTKIRSVSSTIWTLGLACVVTIALGALISILSKNDYDSLDAKDRLTFDATYISFAGMSLGQLAMIVFGVLVVANEYSTGMIRTSLAAVPQRATFLFGKIAVATLLAFVVGLATSFITFFVGQAMLGPYKAHLGDPGVLRAVIGGALYMTLIAVFSMGVAAMLRSPMLSLGILMPFFFLISSILGNVSATKKIGRFLPDQAGSKIMQVKSPFDDDTPYGPWGGLAIMLAWVVLALIGGYVLLKKRDA encoded by the coding sequence ATGGCCGCGGCACAAGTGCTGAAATCGGAGTGGACCAAGATCCGCTCGGTCTCGTCGACCATCTGGACGCTCGGCCTCGCCTGCGTCGTCACGATCGCGCTCGGCGCGTTGATCAGCATCCTGTCCAAGAACGACTACGACAGCCTCGACGCGAAGGACCGGCTGACCTTCGACGCGACGTACATCAGCTTCGCCGGAATGTCCCTCGGCCAGCTCGCGATGATCGTCTTCGGGGTGCTCGTCGTCGCGAACGAGTACAGCACCGGCATGATCCGCACCTCGCTCGCCGCGGTCCCGCAGCGCGCCACGTTCCTGTTCGGCAAGATCGCCGTGGCGACGCTGCTCGCGTTCGTGGTGGGCCTGGCCACCAGCTTCATCACGTTCTTCGTGGGCCAGGCGATGCTCGGGCCGTACAAGGCCCACCTCGGTGACCCCGGCGTGCTGCGCGCCGTCATCGGCGGCGCGCTCTACATGACGCTGATCGCGGTGTTCTCGATGGGCGTCGCGGCGATGCTGCGCAGCCCGATGCTCTCCCTCGGCATCCTGATGCCGTTCTTCTTCCTGATCTCCAGCATCCTCGGCAACGTATCGGCGACGAAGAAGATCGGCCGCTTCCTGCCCGACCAGGCCGGGAGCAAGATCATGCAGGTCAAGTCGCCGTTCGACGACGACACGCCGTATGGGCCGTGGGGCGGGCTCGCGATCATGCTGGCGTGGGTGGTGCTCGCGCTGATCGGTGGGTACGTACTGCTGAAGAAACGGGACGCGTAG
- a CDS encoding ABC transporter ATP-binding protein has protein sequence MIELDGLTKRYGEKMAVNNLTFTVRPGMVTGFLGPNGAGKSTTMRMLLGLDNPSAGSVRIDGRHYAQLKDPLKYIGALLDAKAMHGGRSAYNHLLCLAQSNGIPRARVTEVLDTVGLTAVAKKKAKGFSLGMGQRLGIAGALLGDPEILMFDEPVNGLDPEGIHWIRNLMKSLAAQGRTVFVSSHLMSEMALTADHLVVIGQGRLLADMSMSDFIRQNSRSYVRLRSPQRERLLDVLHETGITAVEAGDGALEVDGTPAEELGELAASRQLVLHELSPQQASLEEAFMQLTAESVEYHAHTDSGAAPPPQTGGWGEGWQQQRKGA, from the coding sequence ATGATCGAGCTCGACGGGCTGACCAAGCGGTACGGCGAGAAAATGGCCGTCAACAACCTGACCTTCACCGTCCGGCCTGGCATGGTCACCGGTTTCCTCGGGCCGAACGGCGCGGGGAAGTCCACCACCATGCGCATGCTGCTCGGCCTCGACAACCCGTCGGCCGGGTCCGTCCGCATCGACGGCCGGCACTACGCGCAGCTGAAGGACCCCCTCAAGTACATCGGCGCCCTGCTCGACGCCAAGGCGATGCACGGCGGCCGGAGCGCCTACAACCATCTCCTCTGCCTCGCGCAGAGCAACGGCATCCCGCGCGCCCGCGTCACCGAGGTCCTGGACACCGTCGGACTGACCGCCGTCGCGAAGAAGAAGGCCAAAGGGTTCTCGCTCGGCATGGGCCAGCGCCTCGGCATCGCGGGGGCGCTCCTCGGCGACCCCGAGATCCTGATGTTCGACGAGCCCGTCAACGGCCTCGACCCCGAGGGCATCCACTGGATCAGGAACCTGATGAAGTCCCTTGCCGCGCAAGGGCGTACGGTCTTCGTCTCCTCGCACCTGATGAGCGAGATGGCGCTCACCGCCGACCACCTCGTCGTCATCGGACAGGGCCGCCTCCTCGCCGACATGTCGATGTCCGACTTCATCCGGCAGAACTCACGGTCGTACGTCAGACTCCGCTCCCCGCAGCGCGAACGCCTCCTCGACGTCCTGCACGAGACGGGCATCACCGCGGTCGAGGCGGGCGACGGCGCCCTCGAAGTGGACGGAACGCCCGCGGAGGAGCTCGGCGAGCTCGCCGCGAGCCGTCAGCTGGTCCTCCATGAACTGAGTCCCCAGCAGGCCTCCCTGGAGGAAGCCTTCATGCAGCTCACCGCGGAGTCGGTCGAGTACCACGCGCACACGGACAGCGGGGCGGCACCACCACCGCAGACAGGCGGCTGGGGCGAAGGCTGGCAGCAGCAGCGGAAGGGGGCCTGA
- the scy gene encoding polarized growth protein Scy has protein sequence MRGYERQENSRAETDSLSRFEAEMDRLKTEREKAVQHAEDLGYQVEVLRAKLHEARRNLASRPAYDSADIGYQAEQLLRNAQIQAEQLRADAERELREARAQTQRILQEHAEQQARLQSELHTEAVTRRQQLDQELSERRQTVESHVNENVAWAEQLRARTEQQARRLLDESRAEADQALAAARAEAARVAEEARQRLAGDAEAARAEAEAILRRARSDAERLLNAASTQAQEATDHAEQLRSSTAAETEQARRQAAEASRAAEQRMAEAETALREARAEAEKVLAEAKETATKQLQAAEGANEQRTRTAKEQVARLVGEATKEAEATRSEAEQLIADARAEAEKLIAEAAEKARTITAEETAGQLAKAARTAEEVLDKASKNAKETTKAATEQAERIRSEAEAEADRLRAEAHDIAEELKGAAKDDTKEYRAKTVELQEEARRLRGEAEQLRADAATEGDRIRSEARREAVKEIEEAAKSAEELLAKAKADAEELRTAATAESERVRAEAVERATSLRTQAEETLERTRAEAERHREEAAEQAEATKSEAEEAARALREETEQAIAARQAEAAEELTRLHTEAEERLSAAEQALSDARAEAERIRKEAADETERLRTEAAERIRTLQSQAETEAERLRTEAAADASQARAEGENIAVRLRSEAAAEAERLKTEAQESADRVRAEAAAAAERVGTEAAEELAAAQEEAARRRREAEETLGSARAEADQERERAREQSEELLASARKRVEEAQAEAIRLVEEADRRATEMVTAAEQHAQSVRDSVAGLHEAAQEEVAGLRSAAEHAAERTRTEAQEEADRVRADAYAERERATEDANRTRREATEASEAAKALAERTVSEAIAEAERMRSDASEHAQRVRTEASDTIAQAEQDASRTRADAREDANRIRNDAASQADRLIGEARSEAEKLQSDTAAEAERVRTEAAEQAERLRAESTAEAERLKAETTTEAERVRAESVAKAEKLIADASGDAERLRAEAAETVNSAQQHSERIRSESERVKAEAAREAERLTSEAREEAERTLDEARQAANKRRQEAAEQVDTLITEAAAEAEKLTADAQEKALKATTDAEAQADTMVGAARKEAERLVAAATVEGNSLVEKARTDADELLVGARGDATAIRERSEEQRDRVTAEIEELHERARRESAEAMKSAGERCDALVKAAEEQLAEAEAKAKELLSDATSEASKVRISAVKKAEGLLKEAEAKKSELTREAERIKAEAEAEATRIVEEGKQELEVLVRRRADINAEISRVQDVLEALESFEAPSGGAKAGPGSGSAAGGVKAGAAAGSTRSSGKQSDG, from the coding sequence GTGCGGGGCTACGAACGCCAAGAGAACTCGCGGGCTGAGACGGACAGTCTGTCCCGGTTCGAGGCCGAGATGGACCGGCTGAAGACCGAGCGGGAGAAGGCCGTCCAGCACGCCGAGGACCTCGGCTACCAGGTCGAGGTGTTGCGCGCCAAGCTGCACGAGGCGCGCCGCAACCTCGCGTCCCGCCCTGCCTACGACAGCGCGGACATCGGGTATCAGGCCGAGCAGTTGCTCCGCAATGCCCAGATCCAGGCCGAACAGCTGCGTGCCGACGCCGAGCGCGAACTGCGTGAGGCCAGGGCGCAGACCCAGCGCATCCTCCAGGAGCACGCCGAGCAGCAGGCCAGGCTCCAGTCCGAGCTGCACACCGAGGCCGTGACGCGGCGCCAGCAGCTCGACCAGGAGCTGAGCGAGCGCCGGCAGACCGTCGAGTCGCACGTCAACGAGAACGTGGCCTGGGCCGAACAGCTCAGGGCCCGCACCGAACAGCAGGCCCGTCGCCTCCTCGACGAGTCACGCGCGGAGGCCGACCAGGCCCTGGCCGCCGCCCGCGCCGAGGCCGCCCGCGTCGCCGAGGAGGCCCGTCAGCGCCTCGCCGGTGACGCCGAGGCCGCTCGCGCCGAGGCCGAGGCCATCCTGCGCCGTGCCCGTTCGGACGCCGAGCGCCTCCTGAACGCCGCGTCGACGCAGGCCCAGGAGGCCACCGACCACGCCGAGCAGCTGCGGTCCAGCACGGCGGCCGAGACGGAGCAGGCGCGCCGCCAGGCCGCCGAGGCGAGCCGCGCCGCCGAGCAGCGCATGGCCGAGGCCGAGACGGCGCTGCGCGAGGCGCGCGCCGAGGCCGAGAAGGTGCTCGCCGAGGCCAAGGAGACCGCGACCAAGCAGCTCCAGGCCGCCGAGGGCGCCAACGAGCAGCGCACGCGCACCGCGAAGGAGCAGGTCGCCCGGCTGGTCGGCGAGGCCACCAAGGAGGCCGAGGCCACCAGGTCCGAGGCCGAGCAGCTGATCGCCGACGCCCGTGCGGAGGCCGAGAAGCTGATCGCGGAGGCCGCCGAGAAGGCGCGCACGATCACCGCCGAGGAGACCGCGGGCCAGCTCGCGAAGGCCGCGCGGACCGCCGAGGAAGTCCTCGACAAGGCGTCCAAGAACGCCAAGGAGACCACGAAGGCCGCCACCGAGCAGGCCGAGCGGATCCGCTCCGAGGCGGAGGCCGAGGCGGACCGGCTGCGCGCGGAGGCGCACGACATCGCCGAGGAGCTCAAGGGCGCGGCGAAGGACGACACCAAGGAGTACCGCGCCAAGACCGTCGAGCTGCAGGAGGAGGCGCGCAGGCTGCGCGGCGAGGCCGAGCAGCTGCGGGCCGACGCGGCCACCGAGGGCGACCGCATCCGCAGCGAGGCGCGGCGCGAGGCGGTCAAGGAGATCGAGGAGGCGGCGAAGTCCGCCGAGGAGCTCCTCGCCAAGGCGAAGGCCGACGCCGAGGAGCTGCGTACGGCCGCGACCGCCGAGAGCGAGCGGGTCCGTGCCGAGGCCGTCGAGCGGGCCACGTCCCTGCGCACGCAGGCCGAGGAGACCCTGGAGCGCACCCGCGCGGAGGCCGAGCGGCACCGCGAGGAGGCCGCCGAGCAGGCCGAGGCCACGAAGTCGGAGGCCGAGGAGGCCGCGCGGGCGCTGCGCGAGGAGACCGAGCAGGCCATAGCGGCCCGCCAGGCCGAGGCGGCCGAAGAGCTGACGCGGCTGCACACGGAGGCCGAGGAACGGCTGTCAGCGGCCGAGCAGGCGCTGTCCGACGCCCGCGCGGAGGCCGAGCGCATCCGCAAGGAGGCCGCGGACGAGACGGAGCGGCTGCGCACGGAGGCCGCCGAGCGGATCCGCACACTCCAGTCGCAGGCCGAGACGGAGGCGGAGCGGCTGCGCACGGAGGCCGCCGCCGACGCGTCGCAGGCCCGCGCGGAGGGCGAGAACATCGCCGTGCGACTGCGTTCGGAGGCCGCCGCGGAGGCGGAGCGGCTGAAGACCGAGGCGCAGGAGTCCGCGGACCGCGTGCGCGCGGAGGCGGCTGCCGCCGCCGAACGCGTGGGCACGGAGGCCGCCGAGGAGCTGGCCGCCGCCCAGGAGGAGGCCGCGCGCCGCCGCCGCGAGGCCGAGGAGACGTTGGGCTCCGCCCGCGCGGAGGCCGACCAGGAGCGCGAGCGGGCCCGCGAGCAGAGCGAGGAACTCCTCGCCTCCGCCCGCAAGCGCGTCGAGGAGGCGCAGGCCGAGGCGATCCGTCTGGTCGAGGAGGCCGACCGCCGCGCGACCGAGATGGTCACGGCCGCCGAGCAGCACGCCCAGTCCGTACGGGACTCCGTCGCCGGCCTGCACGAGGCGGCGCAGGAGGAGGTCGCGGGCCTGCGGTCGGCCGCCGAGCACGCCGCCGAGCGCACGCGGACGGAGGCGCAGGAGGAGGCCGACCGCGTCCGCGCCGACGCCTACGCGGAGCGGGAGCGTGCCACCGAGGACGCCAACCGCACCCGGCGCGAGGCGACGGAGGCGTCGGAGGCCGCGAAGGCCCTTGCCGAGCGCACGGTCTCGGAGGCCATCGCGGAGGCCGAGCGGATGCGTTCGGACGCCTCGGAGCACGCCCAGCGGGTGCGCACGGAGGCGTCGGACACCATCGCGCAGGCCGAGCAGGACGCGTCCCGTACGCGCGCCGACGCCCGCGAGGACGCCAACCGCATCCGCAACGACGCCGCGAGCCAGGCCGACCGGCTGATCGGCGAGGCCCGCAGCGAGGCCGAGAAGCTGCAGTCCGACACGGCCGCGGAGGCCGAGCGGGTGCGCACGGAGGCGGCGGAGCAGGCGGAGCGGCTGCGTGCCGAGTCCACCGCGGAGGCCGAGCGGCTCAAGGCCGAGACGACGACCGAGGCGGAGCGGGTCCGCGCGGAGTCGGTGGCGAAGGCCGAGAAGCTCATCGCGGACGCTTCGGGCGACGCGGAGCGGCTGCGCGCCGAGGCCGCCGAGACGGTCAACTCCGCGCAGCAGCACTCCGAGCGGATCCGCAGCGAGTCCGAGCGCGTCAAGGCGGAGGCGGCGCGGGAGGCCGAGCGGCTCACGTCCGAGGCGCGCGAGGAGGCGGAGCGGACCCTGGACGAGGCCCGCCAGGCCGCCAACAAGCGCCGTCAGGAAGCGGCCGAGCAGGTCGACACGCTCATCACGGAGGCGGCCGCGGAGGCGGAGAAGCTGACGGCGGACGCGCAGGAGAAGGCGCTCAAGGCGACGACGGACGCCGAGGCGCAGGCCGACACGATGGTGGGCGCTGCCCGCAAGGAGGCCGAGCGGCTGGTCGCGGCGGCGACGGTCGAGGGCAACTCGCTGGTGGAGAAGGCGCGTACGGACGCGGACGAGCTGCTGGTCGGCGCCCGTGGCGACGCGACCGCCATAAGGGAGCGCTCGGAGGAGCAGCGCGACCGGGTGACGGCCGAGATCGAGGAACTGCACGAGCGTGCGCGCCGCGAGTCCGCGGAGGCGATGAAGTCGGCGGGCGAGCGCTGCGACGCGCTGGTCAAGGCCGCGGAGGAGCAGCTGGCCGAGGCCGAGGCGAAGGCCAAGGAGCTCCTCTCCGACGCCACCTCCGAGGCGAGCAAGGTCCGTATCTCCGCCGTGAAGAAGGCCGAGGGTCTTCTGAAGGAGGCCGAGGCGAAGAAGAGCGAGCTGACGCGCGAGGCGGAGCGCATCAAGGCCGAGGCAGAGGCCGAGGCGACGCGCATCGTCGAGGAGGGCAAGCAGGAGCTGGAGGTGCTTGTCCGGCGCCGGGCCGACATCAATGCCGAGATCTCCCGTGTCCAGGACGTGCTGGAGGCGTTGGAGTCTTTCGAGGCCCCGTCGGGCGGCGCGAAAGCCGGGCCCGGCAGCGGCTCTGCCGCGGGTGGCGTCAAAGCCGGAGCCGCGGCAGGGTCTACACGTTCGAGTGGGAAGCAGTCGGATGGGTAG
- the mce gene encoding methylmalonyl-CoA epimerase encodes MLTRIDHIGIACFDLDKTVEFYRATYGFEVTHSEVNEEQGVREAMLKINDTSDGGASYLQLLEPTRDDSAVGKWLAKNGEGVHHIAFGTADVDGDAAAIKDKGVRVLYEEPRIGSMGSRITFLHPKDCHGVLTELVTSAPSDSLEH; translated from the coding sequence ATGCTGACGCGAATCGATCACATCGGGATCGCCTGTTTCGACCTCGACAAGACCGTCGAGTTCTACCGCGCGACGTACGGATTCGAAGTGACCCACTCCGAGGTCAACGAAGAGCAGGGCGTGCGCGAGGCCATGCTGAAAATCAACGACACCAGTGACGGAGGCGCCTCCTACCTGCAGCTTCTGGAACCGACCCGCGACGACTCCGCGGTCGGCAAGTGGCTGGCCAAGAACGGCGAGGGCGTGCACCACATCGCCTTCGGCACCGCGGACGTCGACGGCGACGCCGCGGCCATCAAGGACAAGGGCGTACGCGTCCTCTACGAAGAGCCCCGCATCGGCTCCATGGGCTCGCGCATCACCTTCCTGCACCCGAAGGACTGCCACGGTGTCCTGACGGAACTCGTCACTTCGGCACCCTCCGACTCCCTGGAGCACTGA
- a CDS encoding acetyl-CoA C-acetyltransferase produces the protein MAGTTGTTSVIVSGARTPMGRLLGSLKSFSGADLGGFAIKAALERAGIGGDQVQYVIMGQVLTAGAGQIPARQAAVKAGIPMNVPALTINKVCLSGLDSIALADQLIRAGEFDIVVAGGQESMTNAPHLLPKSREGHKYGAIEMLDSMAYDGLTDSFDGVAMGESTEKHNGRLGIRRPEQDEVAALSHQRAAAAQKNGLFEAEITPVEIPQRKGDPVLFSQDEGIRGETTVETLAKLRPAFAKDGTITAGTSSQISDGAAAVVVMSKAKAQELGLAWIAEIGAHGNVAGPDSSLQSQPSNAIQHALKKEGLAVEDLDLIEINEAFAAVAVQSMKDLGVSSEKVNVNGGAIALGHPIGMSGARLVLHLALELKRRGGGVGAAALCGGGGQGDALIVKVAKA, from the coding sequence ATGGCAGGAACGACCGGCACCACCTCAGTGATCGTCTCGGGCGCACGCACGCCCATGGGCCGTCTCCTCGGCTCCCTGAAGTCCTTCTCGGGTGCGGATCTGGGGGGATTCGCGATCAAGGCCGCGCTGGAGCGCGCGGGCATCGGAGGCGACCAGGTCCAGTACGTGATCATGGGACAGGTGCTGACGGCCGGGGCAGGGCAGATCCCGGCACGTCAGGCCGCCGTCAAGGCGGGCATCCCCATGAACGTCCCCGCGCTGACCATCAACAAGGTCTGTCTCTCGGGTCTCGACTCCATCGCGCTCGCCGACCAGCTCATCCGAGCCGGCGAGTTCGACATCGTGGTGGCCGGCGGTCAGGAGTCCATGACCAACGCCCCGCACCTGCTCCCCAAGTCCCGTGAGGGCCACAAGTACGGCGCGATCGAGATGCTCGACTCCATGGCGTACGACGGCCTGACCGACTCCTTCGACGGCGTCGCCATGGGTGAGTCCACGGAGAAGCACAACGGCCGCCTGGGCATCCGCCGCCCGGAGCAGGACGAGGTGGCCGCGCTCTCCCATCAGCGGGCCGCCGCCGCCCAGAAGAACGGCCTGTTCGAGGCCGAGATCACCCCGGTCGAGATCCCGCAGCGCAAGGGTGACCCGGTCCTCTTCTCCCAGGACGAGGGCATCCGCGGCGAGACCACCGTGGAGACCCTCGCCAAGCTGCGCCCGGCCTTCGCCAAGGACGGCACGATCACGGCGGGCACGTCCTCGCAGATCTCCGACGGCGCCGCCGCCGTCGTGGTGATGTCGAAGGCCAAGGCGCAGGAGCTCGGCCTGGCCTGGATCGCCGAGATCGGTGCGCACGGCAACGTGGCGGGTCCCGACAGCTCGCTCCAGTCGCAGCCCTCCAACGCCATCCAGCACGCCCTGAAGAAGGAGGGCCTGGCGGTCGAGGACCTCGATCTCATCGAGATCAACGAGGCCTTCGCCGCCGTCGCCGTCCAGTCAATGAAGGACCTCGGGGTGTCCTCGGAAAAGGTGAACGTCAACGGCGGGGCCATCGCACTGGGTCACCCGATCGGGATGTCCGGCGCACGCCTCGTGCTGCACCTCGCCCTGGAGCTGAAGCGCCGGGGCGGCGGCGTGGGCGCGGCCGCGCTGTGCGGTGGCGGCGGGCAGGGCGACGCCCTGATCGTCAAGGTGGCCAAGGCCTAG
- the meaB gene encoding methylmalonyl Co-A mutase-associated GTPase MeaB → MQDVPSLVAQAREGRPRAVARLISLVEGASPQLREVMAALAPLAGHAYVVGLTGSPGVGKSTSTSALVSAYRRAGKRVGVLAVDPSSPFSGGALLGDRVRMSDHASDPGVYIRSMATRGHLGGLAWAAPQAIRVLDAAGCDVILVETVGVGQSEVEIASQADTSVVLLAPGMGDGIQAAKAGILEIGDVYVVNKADRDGADATARELNHMLGLGESRGPGDWRPPIVKTVAARGEGLDEVVEALEKHRAWMEERGVLGERRVARASREVETIAVTALRERIGSLHGDLRLSALAERIVAGELDPYTAADELVEGLTES, encoded by the coding sequence ATGCAGGACGTCCCCTCCCTGGTGGCGCAGGCCCGCGAGGGCAGGCCGCGGGCCGTGGCCCGGCTGATCTCACTGGTCGAGGGGGCGTCACCGCAGCTGCGTGAAGTGATGGCGGCGCTGGCGCCGCTCGCCGGCCACGCGTACGTGGTCGGCCTCACGGGTTCCCCCGGTGTCGGCAAGTCGACATCGACGTCGGCGCTCGTGAGCGCGTACCGGCGGGCCGGGAAGCGGGTCGGCGTCCTCGCCGTCGACCCGTCGTCCCCCTTCTCCGGGGGCGCGCTCCTCGGCGACCGCGTGCGGATGTCCGACCACGCGTCCGACCCCGGCGTCTACATCCGCTCCATGGCCACGCGCGGACACCTCGGCGGGCTCGCCTGGGCCGCCCCGCAGGCCATCCGCGTCCTCGACGCGGCGGGCTGCGACGTGATCCTCGTCGAGACGGTCGGCGTCGGACAGTCCGAAGTGGAGATCGCCTCCCAGGCGGACACCTCGGTCGTCCTCCTCGCGCCCGGCATGGGCGACGGCATCCAGGCGGCCAAGGCCGGAATCCTGGAGATCGGCGACGTCTACGTCGTCAACAAGGCGGACCGCGACGGCGCCGACGCGACCGCGCGCGAGCTGAATCACATGCTGGGCCTCGGCGAGTCCCGCGGCCCCGGCGACTGGCGCCCGCCCATCGTGAAGACGGTCGCGGCGCGCGGCGAGGGCCTCGACGAGGTCGTCGAGGCGCTGGAGAAGCACCGGGCGTGGATGGAGGAGCGGGGGGTCCTCGGCGAGCGCCGGGTCGCCCGCGCCTCCCGCGAGGTCGAGACGATCGCCGTCACGGCCCTGCGCGAGCGCATCGGCTCCCTCCACGGCGACCTGCGGCTCTCCGCGCTCGCGGAACGGATCGTGGCGGGGGAGCTCGACCCGTACACGGCCGCGGACGAGCTGGTCGAGGGCCTGACGGAGAGCTGA